The Sinorhizobium fredii genome contains the following window.
CCGAACATGTCGCCATTGTCTTCTATGACGTCACCGAGGTTGATGCCGAGCCGCATTTGGAACGGCCGCTCGGCAAAGCCGTTTTGGATCTCGATCGCCGCATCGAGCGCCTCGTTGACGCTTGGGAAGGTCGCCAGAAAGCCGTCACCGGTGGTCTTGAAGGTGCGACCGCCATGTTTCTCGACGGTTGGTATGATCAGTTCGCTGAAGGTGGCGCGCAGGGCCGCGTAGGTCGAGGACTCGTCCTCGGACATCAGCCGGCTGTAGCCTACGATGTCGCCTGCAATGATTGCTGCTAGTTTGCGTTCCATCACGAGCCTCGTCAGACGCATCTATATGGCACCGTCCTTGCCCGTCCACTCAAAACTCCGTGTGCGCACGCGTTCCCTCGCGGGGCGTCTTGCGACCACAGCGCCGCCGTCCGTCAACCGGCGGTGGTTTGCGGATCGCTTGCCAAACGACCGGACACGAGCCTTCACCCGGAACGAGGACGGAACCTATCGCGGCTCGCGAGGTTGGTCGGACTGAGCAGGAGGATATAGCGATGGCCAAATGCGACCAGTGCGGCAACGGGTGTTTCCGTGCCCCTTGATGCTAAGATGCTTACCCGAGTGCCCACGAGCTGAGGAAAGGCCGTCCTCATGAAGCCGATGAACGAAGAGCACCTAGCCGTTCTGCGCAGGCACATGGTGGAGGTGATTGCAATCTATGTCGATCTTGCATGCGAGGAACTCGGCAAGTCGGTGCTCGATGAACGGGTGATGGCGGCGATGCTGCGGGTGCCCCGGCATCTCTTCGTGCCTGCCCCGGTGGCGCCTCTTGCCTATCAGGACACGCCCTTGCCGATCGGCTTCGACAAGACCGTCTCGCAGCCCTTCATGGTCGCCCTTATGACCGATCTTCTCGATCCCCAACCGCATGAGGCGGTGCTCGAGATCGGCACCGGCCTGGGCTACCAAACCGCAATCCTCGCCGAACTCGCCGGGCAAGTTTGGAGCGTCGAGATCATCGAGGAATTCGCAAACCATGCCGAGGCTCTCCTTGAGGGCTTCGGCTTGTCGAACATCGGCATTCGGGTCGGCGACGGCTCTCGCGGCTGGCCCGAGCACTCCCCATTCGACAAGATCCTGGTCACGGCGGCGGCCGAGGAGGCGCCGCCCGCCTTGCTCGAGCAGCTCAAGCCGATGGGCCGTATGGTTCTTCCTCTCGGATCCGAAGAACAGGTGCTGACAGTCATCGACAAGAATGCGACGGGACAACTCAAGGCGCGGAAACTGATTCCGGTTCGGTTCAGTCGGCTCGAGGCCGCCTGACGCTAGCGTCTGGGCATCCGGCGCAAGGGAAGACGTGATACACAGCCCAAAGAGCTCACCTCGGCGGGCTACTTTCGCCAACCCCTTGCCGATCGCGTGCTGCGGAATCCCTGATCTCCGCGGGCGTTCGTCCGTAGGTCCGCCGAAACTCCTTGGTAAAATGCGAGGTGTTCACGAAACCGACGTCAAGCGCGACCTCGATTATCGGTTTCTTGCTCGTCAGCAGGATCTGCCTCGCCCGGTCCAGTCGCAGGCGTCGGAATGCAAGCGCGGGAGACATCCCCGCCTTCTCGGAGAACAACCGTTCGAGCTGGCGACGCGACAGGCCGACCGAGGCCGCAAGCTGCTCGATAGTGATGCCACCTTCGAGATGCTGTTCCATATTGATCAGCGTGGCCATGACGCGGTTGTCGTTGACGTAGTCGTGCAGCGGCTGCCGCGTCTGGATATCGAACTGCGACCGGGCCTTTTCGATCTGCAGGACTTCGAGCGCGTTGCGCTCGGCGTCCCGGCTGATGTGGCGCCTGACCAGGGCGGCGGCAAGATCGGCGGCACTGCTTCCCCCCGCACAGGAGCCGCGCTTGCGGTCGAGATTGAACAGCCGATCCGGTCGGACGTCATGATCGGGAAATCGTTCGCGAAACTCGTGGTAGTGAAGCCAGCTCACGCAGGTCTGGTGTTCCTTCATCAGGCCTGCCTCTGCCAGAATGAAGGAGCCGGTGCACAGGCCTATCAACCGAACGCTTTTCGAAGCGGCCCGCTTCAGAAACCGGATCGTTTCATGGTCGACCGGCTGCTCGACACTGAGAAGGCCGCCAACGACGGCAATGTAGTCGAACTCGCCAGGATCGACGAAGTCCGATGTAGGAGCGACCTGGACGCCGCAGCTCGAGGTGATCAGGTGCCTGGTGCTGCCGAGGACCTGCCAATCCGCAAGCACGCGGCCCGATCGGTCGAGCTGATCGCTCGCAAGCCGCAGCGTGTCAACGAATAGCGCAAAGGCGGACAGCGTGAACCATCGCGAGAGGATGAATCCGATTTTCAGCCGCTGCGCCTGCGGAGCGGCCGCCGGCGCCGATGAGTGCACGGAGTGTCCCATTTTACTCTGGCTCCTCTGCAGGCGCTCACCCGGCACTGCGGTTCACCTGATCTGAAATCCGTGGGCCAAGGGATCGCGGTCGTCGACGAAAATCGTATTGTGGCCGGTGATCCGCGCCCATGCTCCGATACTCGGCATGATGCCCTCGCAGGCCCCGACCCTGGCTGCC
Protein-coding sequences here:
- a CDS encoding protein-L-isoaspartate(D-aspartate) O-methyltransferase, yielding MKPMNEEHLAVLRRHMVEVIAIYVDLACEELGKSVLDERVMAAMLRVPRHLFVPAPVAPLAYQDTPLPIGFDKTVSQPFMVALMTDLLDPQPHEAVLEIGTGLGYQTAILAELAGQVWSVEIIEEFANHAEALLEGFGLSNIGIRVGDGSRGWPEHSPFDKILVTAAAEEAPPALLEQLKPMGRMVLPLGSEEQVLTVIDKNATGQLKARKLIPVRFSRLEAA
- a CDS encoding GlxA family transcriptional regulator, with the protein product MGHSVHSSAPAAAPQAQRLKIGFILSRWFTLSAFALFVDTLRLASDQLDRSGRVLADWQVLGSTRHLITSSCGVQVAPTSDFVDPGEFDYIAVVGGLLSVEQPVDHETIRFLKRAASKSVRLIGLCTGSFILAEAGLMKEHQTCVSWLHYHEFRERFPDHDVRPDRLFNLDRKRGSCAGGSSAADLAAALVRRHISRDAERNALEVLQIEKARSQFDIQTRQPLHDYVNDNRVMATLINMEQHLEGGITIEQLAASVGLSRRQLERLFSEKAGMSPALAFRRLRLDRARQILLTSKKPIIEVALDVGFVNTSHFTKEFRRTYGRTPAEIRDSAARDRQGVGESSPPR